The genomic region TCATCATCTGGCCCCTGAAAACCTTTGATTATGGTTACGGTTTTTCCGCCGCGACCTTTATTACTAAAATGTGCTTCGAGTTGCTGTTCTCCCGGGGAAAGTTCTTCCTGAGATCCTTCATCTGTATATTCAGATTCGTCAAAATCATCATTTGTAGAAAAAACAAAACCTCCAAGATCTTCCAGTCCTAATTTCTTCTTTGCCATAACTATTTTTTAGCCAGTCCTATTTCTATAAGGCGCTGATTCAAAAATTCACCGGCAGTGATATCTTCATATTGTTTTGGATGATCTTCATCTATACATTCTTCAAGACAATCCAGTCTCATTTCACTACGTGGGTGCATGAAGAATGGAATAGAATATCTGGGTTTATCCCATTCTTCCTTAGGTGGATTGATCACCCTGTGAATAGTTGACCTCAATTTGTTATTGGTATGCCTTTCCAGCATATCACCAACGTTGATCACTAATTCATCTTCCTGAGGAATTGCATCTATCCATTCACCATCTTTTCTTAAAACCTGAAGACCTCCGGTGGAAGCTCCCATTAAAAGTGTAATAAGATTTATATCACCATGGGCGCCTGCTCTAACAGCTCCTTTAGGCTCTTCTTTGATAGGAGGGTAGTGGATGGGTCTTAAAATGCTATTTCCGTTACTGGCCCAATGATCGAAATAAAATTCATTAAGCCCGATATACAATGCCAGTGCTCTTAAAACATAAATACCTGTTTTTTCAAGCATTCTGTAAGCTTCCATACCAGTATGGTTGAAATCTTTTAATTCTTCAACCTGTACATTTTCGGGATATTCCTCAGTAAGATTCGCATCTTCAGAAGGCTCCTGACCAAAATGCCAGAATTCCTTAAGATCACCTTCTTTTTTTCCTTTAGCATGTTCTTTACCAAAAGAAATATAACCTCTTTGTCCGGCTAAACCTTCGATCTCATATTTTTGTTTAGTCTCTACCGGAAGATCAAAAAATGACTTTACTTCTTTATAGAGTTCTTCAACCAGTTGATCGCTTAGAAAGTGATTCTTTAAAGCCACGAAACCTATTTCTTCGTATGCTTTACCAATTTCGTTTACAAATTTCTCTTTGCGTTTTGGATCATCTGATAAAAAATCAGCAAGATCTACGCTTGGGATATTATTCATTGCCATTATTAGCAGTATTTTTATTTAAGGTAACAGGCAAAGTTAAGTAAAATTAAGGGATATGCTTATGCTTTATATTTTTCTTAGCATATAGAAAAATAGTTACATTTGAGATATAATCCAATTTATATGCTTTCAAGTAAACCCAAATCCCAACCTATAAGATATCAGTCTGGAAAACTTTCAAATATAGAATTGACAGACCTATATTCTTCAATGCTGAAGCCTAGAATGATAGAGGAAAAAATGCTTATTCTATTAAGACAGGGTAAGATCTCAAAATGGTTTAGTGGCATCGGGCAGGAAGCTATTTCGGTTGGAGTTACTAAAGCTATGCAGGAAGATGAATATATTCTGCCTATGCATAGAAACCTGGGGGTTTTTACTAGTAGAAACATACCTTTAAATCGCTTGTTTTCTCAATGGCAGGGAAAATCCTCTGGTTTTACTAACGGTAGGGATCGCAGTTTTCATTTTGGTACGCAGGAATATAAGATTGTTGGCATGATCTCGCATTTGGGTCCGCAAATGGGGGTAGCAGATGGGATCGCCCTTGCTCATAAATTAAAAGAAGAGAAAAAAGTTACTGCAGTTTTTACCGGGGAAGGAGGTACTAGTGAAGGAGATTTTCATGAAGCTTTAAATATTGCTTCTGTTTGGGACTTGCCGGTAATGTTCTGTATAGAAAATAATGGATACGGTCTTTCAACTCCAACTGCTGAACAGTATCGTTGCAAAGACCTGGCAGATCGAGGTATTGGATACGGGATGGAGTCTCATATTATAGATGGTAATAATATTGTTGAAGTCTTTATCAAAGTTAGAGAGATCGCAGAGAGTATAAGAGACAATCCCAGACCTGTTCTTATTGAATTTAAAACCTTCAGGATGCGGGGCCATGAAGAAGCCAGTGGAACTAAATATGTTCCCCAAGAATTAATGGATGAATGGGAAGAAAAAGACCCTATTTCAAATTTCGAAAATTTCCTTTTAGAGAATCAAATTCTGGATGAAGCTAAAATAGAAGAATTCAAAAGTGAATTTCAAAGAGAGATCGATGATAATTTACAAATCGCGTTTGCCGAAGAAGTAATTAATTCAGATTCTACTAAAGAATTAAATGATGTGTATGAAGATTTTGAATATCAGGAGTTTGAAGATATTGATAAAGTAGAAAATGTTCGATTTGTGGATGCCATATCCCAGGCACTAAAAGAATCTGCCGCACGTCATGAGAACCTTGTTTTAATGGGACAGGACATCGCTGATTACGGTGGAGTTTTTAAGATCACCGAAGGCTTTATCGAGAAGTTTGGAAGGGAAAGAATACGAAATACTCCAATTTGTGAATCTGCTGTAGTTGGAGCTGCCATGGGACTTTCAATCAACGGCATGAAGGCAATGGTAGAAATGCAATTCAGTGACTTTGTGAGTTCAGGATTCAATCCAATTGTGAATTACCTGGCAAAAGTAAAATACAGATGGGACCAAAAAGCCGATGTAGTTATAAGAATGCCTTGTGGTGGCGGAGTAGGAGCAGGCCCATTTCATAGCCAGACCAATGAAGCGTGGTTTACTAAAGTCCCTGGACTAAAAGTAGTCTACCCGGCTTTTCCATATGATGCAAAAGGTTTGCTTAATACTGCTTTCAATGATCCGAATCCGGTTCTATATTTTGAGCATAAGGCTTTATACAGAAGCGTAAGGCAGGATGTGCCCGTAGATTATTATGCTTTGCCTTT from Gramella sp. MT6 harbors:
- a CDS encoding translation initiation factor is translated as MAKKKLGLEDLGGFVFSTNDDFDESEYTDEGSQEELSPGEQQLEAHFSNKGRGGKTVTIIKGFQGPDDELISLGKMLKKKCGVGGSTKDGEIIIQGDDREKIMQILKKEGYNVKRVGG
- a CDS encoding 2-oxoglutarate and iron-dependent oxygenase domain-containing protein, coding for MNNIPSVDLADFLSDDPKRKEKFVNEIGKAYEEIGFVALKNHFLSDQLVEELYKEVKSFFDLPVETKQKYEIEGLAGQRGYISFGKEHAKGKKEGDLKEFWHFGQEPSEDANLTEEYPENVQVEELKDFNHTGMEAYRMLEKTGIYVLRALALYIGLNEFYFDHWASNGNSILRPIHYPPIKEEPKGAVRAGAHGDINLITLLMGASTGGLQVLRKDGEWIDAIPQEDELVINVGDMLERHTNNKLRSTIHRVINPPKEEWDKPRYSIPFFMHPRSEMRLDCLEECIDEDHPKQYEDITAGEFLNQRLIEIGLAKK
- a CDS encoding dehydrogenase E1 component subunit alpha/beta yields the protein MLSSKPKSQPIRYQSGKLSNIELTDLYSSMLKPRMIEEKMLILLRQGKISKWFSGIGQEAISVGVTKAMQEDEYILPMHRNLGVFTSRNIPLNRLFSQWQGKSSGFTNGRDRSFHFGTQEYKIVGMISHLGPQMGVADGIALAHKLKEEKKVTAVFTGEGGTSEGDFHEALNIASVWDLPVMFCIENNGYGLSTPTAEQYRCKDLADRGIGYGMESHIIDGNNIVEVFIKVREIAESIRDNPRPVLIEFKTFRMRGHEEASGTKYVPQELMDEWEEKDPISNFENFLLENQILDEAKIEEFKSEFQREIDDNLQIAFAEEVINSDSTKELNDVYEDFEYQEFEDIDKVENVRFVDAISQALKESAARHENLVLMGQDIADYGGVFKITEGFIEKFGRERIRNTPICESAVVGAAMGLSINGMKAMVEMQFSDFVSSGFNPIVNYLAKVKYRWDQKADVVIRMPCGGGVGAGPFHSQTNEAWFTKVPGLKVVYPAFPYDAKGLLNTAFNDPNPVLYFEHKALYRSVRQDVPVDYYALPFGKASKIKEGSQVSIISYGAGVHWALDILEELGFNDADLIDLRSLQPLDIDRICESVTKTGKAIVLTEDSLTGSFASEIAAIISENCFESLDAPVMRVGSLETPIPFAQQLEKEYLPKDRFRKKLQELIEY